Part of the Hevea brasiliensis isolate MT/VB/25A 57/8 chromosome 16, ASM3005281v1, whole genome shotgun sequence genome is shown below.
TGTACATTGCAAGTTTAGATCCGCGTAGCGTAGCCTTGCAGTTGCGTACAATTTCCTCTCGCTTTCTTTTATCGCTCGTATATTCCCGTCGCCTCTTTGAGGGAAGCATCTCCTTCGTCGGCTCGAAACTACTACGCTTTTGTAGTCCTTAACCCTAAAAAGTTTTCAATTTCCCCTTTTCCATAAACCACCTCGTTGGAATCTGTAAGTTTGCTTTTATTTATGTAGAAATTTGAcagtctcctctctctctctctctctctctctctctctctctctgacgAATTTGGAAACCCTAGACGGTGCTGAGTTAATCGTTGTCTATGAATTTGGTGTTAGTTATGAGTAAAGTGCTATGATTGTGTTTGATTGATTATGATAGGGATGCCCTTGACTTCTAATATTGCGTATTTACTGTTTACTACTATTTGTTGCCTAATCAAATATCAAGAATCAAAGATTTTGAGTGTGGGATTCCGAAATAATTGGTTGTGCTTGCTTTGTTaataatttctttcaaaaattttaGGGTTTAGTTTTTGGTTACTTTTCGTTGGGTTTACATGTTTTTGTTGCGCAGTATTTTTGTGTTTGCTTACTGTTAGACCTTGCTTTGGTCTCCGATATTGTCTGTTTCACATTGTATTTACTTGCTTTCTTCCATCCATGACTTATGGCTGTACGCCTTTCTCAGATGGCCACTAAACCACTCAGTCGTGAGGAAATTGCTAATACAGAAAAGAAACTTGATATGCCTTTAGGTATTCTCATCTGACATTAATGCTTAAACTACTTTTCCCCTTTTCATGTCTACTGGTTGCTCATGAATATTTTGTTTGTGTTGTTTTAGATGACATCATCAAAATGTCTAAAAATACAACTAAGGTTAAGAAGCAGCAAAGGCCTCCGGTATGGAACTTGTTTATATAATCATGCTTTTCATCTCTTGTTCTAGATTTTTGGCACCTTATTGATCTTATTAAATGTTTTGTTTTTGCAGAATAAAAGTCAGATAGTTTTTAACAATGCTGCACAACAGAAATCTGTGAAGGTGCAGCGCTATATGAATTCACGACCATTTGTTCGACAGGTATGAAATTACTGCAGCTAATGGATACTAACTTGCAACATAGATTTCCTGTGTTTGATATCTTGGATATCGTTCTATTCATTTGATTCTTATTTTGGTGATCAGGGGGCTTTAGCTCAAAGAAGGTCAAATTTCCAAGGGAACCAATTTCCTGTAACAACTGAGTTTGCAAGGAAGGCTGCAGTTGCTTCTTTTCGCAGTAGGCCTTTTGTTCGTAATGGGTTGGCAAATTCAGACAAAGCAAGGTATTATGtctttcaatttcatgttatTCATTTATGTTTGTAACTATGACTTTACAATTATTGGGTGAAACAGTGCCTTAAACAGTTTCCCATCTAATTTTGATACCTTATAATTGACTTCTTGCAGGTAACTATGATGACCTCTGCCATGTGGTCTTCTGGTTAATATTATTGTGACCTCACATAGTCTTGTGCAACTCACATTATGAATGGTTGTTAACAAGTGACCTATTTGGAGTCTTACTAATTATTTGATGATTTTGGCGCAAGTTATCCAGAGTAGAATGCCTGCAATGTGATGTTTGTCAATTAGGATGAATCGTGACTGCGTCTCTTTTTTAGTGGATATGGTTCTTTGGAAGTGGATAGTGTCAGTGGGTAGGCTTTGAAAGTAATGGATTAGATGTGATTGAAGTAATTTCATTTGAAGGTGTCTGGTGTATGAAATTTGCAGAAAGTTTGATGCATTAAAAGCATTGTgcaggctagaagattatgaaaaTTCATTAGAAATTTTATCTGCTGAAGTGATGTTGCACAAATGCTGTGCAAAGAGATCTATCTCTTATGCATTTGATAGACCGTGCTTTTCATTGCTAGACAGGACTTATGATTCTTGTCTGGCAGCAGTGTCAAGCGGGTAGTATGTGGCTACCTTTTCAGATCCATTCCTTATCTCTATTTCGTggttattattttcttgttatggtGAAGGGTGTGAATCATTTCATCatcacttatggtcatttttcttaGGGTTGTGCTAATCTCTGTGAGCAATGCCTCTTTTTCAATGAGCATTTAGGTTGAATGTCAAATGGTTCATCCATCCTGTTTTTCTCACTTTCATTGATGTAAGTTTTTGTCAATTTCCTGAATTGGGATTGGGGATGTTAAATCTTTGTTGCCTAAAGTTGGTGATCGGTAGATTTGTGGAGTATGGAACTGCGTTTGTTATTTTGATAGACTCTATTTGATACTTCAATCTTCGCCATCTTTCTTTTCTCATCTGTTACATGAATGGGTCATCATCTGATTGGCAGTGGATGCTATTGATTTGACGCAATGGTATTGGTTATGAAAATGGATGGCTTTTGTCCTACATGTTTCAGAATTTATGTGCTTCAGCTGATTAAATGGGAAGAATTTCGGCAAGTGGATGTTTAGAAGTTGTGCTAATGAGAAATTCATATAGTTTACAATTTGGATTGGGAATCATAAATCTCTTCTCCTGCCAAAGCTCTGCAGCTTCTGTGGGTGGTGGTACTATTCTCACAACACTTGGTTTGAAAGTTGAGGTCTTCTGCTTATTGAGCTTTGTTGAAGTCTTGCAAGCCATAGTTCTCATAGTTGTTCCTCAGTTGTGCTGGTGCATGGTGGTCAtcgtctgtttttttttttttttttttttttttttttttttgtggtagCAAAGTGTTTCAAGTTCAAGACCTGAAGTCCAGAAAATCTTCTGTTATTTAAAATCTTTTAGCAGaattaaaagaaatgaaaagCGCAGGGAACGGGTCTTTATTTTTATTCAACCGACATCTGTGTCCTAAAATGGTTTGTCTTAATTTCTTAGTTGGGTATAATTTGAATCAGCAAGGTAAGACTCTGGTATCAACTAGGTCAAATTCCATATGTGCCAGTTTTCTGACAATGGCTATAGCATTGGGTAGTGTGGAAGGACGAttatgttggaattgattgctcTAAGTATTTATTTGTTTGAGTCATTTTGGTCCATTTCTTGATGCAGGACAGGAGCTTTTACGGTTCAGAGGAGGGCAGCAAATGGAGGCTTGGCTGCGAAGGTGTGCTTCTATCTGATACTTGTGGTGGACTTTGTTTATGATCTATTTTTCTATACTATATTTTGTCTGTTACAGGCAATGCAATTGAAATTCAATTTGTAGATTGATCTGACTAATTTTTTTCATGAAGTACAGTTAAAACTGTACACTAGATGCTATGACACTTTC
Proteins encoded:
- the LOC110637061 gene encoding uncharacterized protein LOC110637061 — translated: MATKPLSREEIANTEKKLDMPLDDIIKMSKNTTKVKKQQRPPNKSQIVFNNAAQQKSVKVQRYMNSRPFVRQGALAQRRSNFQGNQFPVTTEFARKAAVASFRSRPFVRNGLANSDKARTGAFTVQRRAANGGLAAKSPQRQQLQQQQGDAGAKPRPQTLDSRFANMKEERMRILTRKNNAVQRNVNGVRPRVPWARGRFGN